The following proteins are co-located in the Thermodesulfobacteriota bacterium genome:
- a CDS encoding SDR family oxidoreductase, with protein sequence MQSLRGKVVVVTGAASGIGRALSLILAGEGCCLAIADMNEEGLRETAAMAEKRGAAAMTCRLDVSAAEDVRGFAAGVVEKFGRVDIVINNAGITTVGVVDETNHDGFKRVMEVNFWGVYNGVIAFLPYLRRQNAGRIVNISSVFGLWGIPTQAAYNCSKFAVRGLSESLAQELAGTGVGVSCVYPGGIKTNIARSARFQQSYGPLEDKEAFTKLFERLALTTPEKAAAVIVKGIKSGRARILIGPDAYAMDVTQRLFPTLYQKIIPAVLKLRLITIPRPLK encoded by the coding sequence ATGCAATCGTTACGCGGTAAAGTCGTTGTGGTGACCGGAGCGGCCTCGGGCATCGGCCGGGCCCTGTCCCTGATACTGGCCGGGGAAGGTTGTTGCCTGGCCATCGCGGACATGAATGAAGAAGGATTGCGGGAAACCGCCGCCATGGCGGAGAAAAGAGGCGCGGCCGCCATGACCTGCCGGCTGGACGTGTCCGCGGCCGAAGACGTGCGGGGCTTCGCGGCCGGCGTGGTGGAAAAATTCGGCCGGGTCGACATCGTCATCAACAACGCCGGCATTACCACTGTGGGAGTGGTGGATGAGACCAACCACGACGGCTTCAAGCGGGTCATGGAGGTCAATTTCTGGGGCGTCTACAACGGGGTCATCGCCTTTCTGCCGTACCTGCGCCGTCAGAACGCCGGCCGTATCGTCAACATCTCCAGCGTCTTCGGGCTCTGGGGCATCCCCACCCAGGCCGCCTACAACTGCAGCAAGTTCGCCGTCCGGGGGTTGTCCGAGTCCCTGGCCCAGGAACTGGCGGGAACGGGCGTCGGCGTTTCCTGCGTTTATCCCGGCGGCATCAAAACCAACATCGCCCGCAGCGCCCGGTTCCAGCAGTCTTATGGCCCCCTGGAAGACAAGGAGGCTTTTACAAAACTGTTTGAGCGCCTGGCCCTGACAACGCCTGAAAAGGCCGCGGCGGTCATCGTCAAGGGCATCAAGTCAGGCCGCGCCCGCATCCTGATCGGCCCAGACGCCTATGCCATGGATGTCACCCAGCGACTCTTCCCGACGCTCTATCAGAAGATCATCCCGGCGGTTTTAAAATTGCGGTTGATCACCATCCCCCGGCCGTTGAAATAA
- a CDS encoding acyl-CoA dehydrogenase family protein: MAKNENKEYQMLDQSVREFAARQLAPHLPDNDRYPAGEFFDQALNKAMELDFFHVMLPEDLNGWGGRITPLGLILKAVAETDASLGAILLANAVAQDIIRLAGGGEILKEMVNGAQTPRELLLACPLLTNPDDEGIPLSAESRDGGYALSGRMDYVVPAPLVKKALVPARTVAGPGYDFFLVDLEQPGVTVEGPVLGMGLHACPAADLTFDRAKARLIGSPGQGPAVFNQAMTRTLPAAAAVSCGLMRGSLKEAVQYSRKRSQGGRRIIDWSELRLLLADMALKTRTAETLLDRAWQAADEEAAGWVEDAFTAAVYSLEQAGQVASDGIQALGGYGYTKDFFQERRFRDAQHLRCVFGNASLRRMSYVKQCLNW, translated from the coding sequence ATGGCAAAAAATGAAAACAAGGAATATCAGATGCTCGACCAGTCCGTCCGGGAATTCGCCGCCAGACAGCTTGCGCCCCACCTCCCGGACAACGACCGTTACCCGGCCGGCGAGTTTTTCGACCAGGCCCTGAACAAAGCCATGGAACTGGATTTTTTCCATGTCATGCTCCCGGAGGATTTAAACGGCTGGGGCGGCAGGATCACGCCCCTGGGACTGATCTTAAAGGCCGTCGCCGAGACGGACGCCAGCCTGGGCGCCATCCTGCTGGCCAACGCCGTGGCCCAGGACATCATCCGGCTGGCCGGGGGCGGAGAAATATTGAAGGAAATGGTCAACGGCGCGCAAACGCCCCGTGAATTGCTCCTGGCCTGCCCGCTGCTGACAAATCCGGACGACGAGGGCATCCCGCTTTCGGCGGAGAGCCGCGACGGTGGTTACGCGCTTTCCGGCCGGATGGATTACGTGGTGCCGGCGCCGCTGGTGAAAAAGGCCCTGGTTCCGGCCAGGACCGTTGCCGGGCCGGGTTACGACTTCTTTCTGGTGGATCTGGAACAGCCGGGGGTGACCGTGGAGGGGCCGGTCCTCGGCATGGGTCTGCATGCCTGCCCGGCCGCCGATCTGACCTTCGACCGGGCAAAAGCCCGGCTGATCGGCAGCCCCGGCCAGGGGCCGGCTGTCTTCAACCAGGCCATGACCCGGACGCTGCCGGCGGCGGCGGCCGTGTCCTGCGGCCTGATGCGGGGCTCTTTGAAGGAAGCGGTCCAGTACAGCCGCAAGCGCAGCCAAGGCGGGCGCCGGATCATCGACTGGTCGGAACTCCGCCTGCTTCTGGCCGACATGGCCTTAAAGACCCGGACCGCCGAAACGCTCCTGGACCGGGCCTGGCAGGCCGCCGATGAGGAGGCGGCCGGATGGGTCGAAGACGCCTTTACCGCCGCCGTCTACAGCCTGGAGCAGGCCGGCCAGGTGGCGTCCGACGGCATTCAGGCCCTGGGCGGCTACGGCTACACCAAGGATTTTTTCCAGGAAAGGCGATTCCGGGACGCCCAGCATCTGCGGTGCGTCTTCGGCAATGCCTCCCTGCGCCGGATGAGTTATGTAAAACAGTGCCTGAACTGGTAA
- a CDS encoding acetoacetate decarboxylase family protein, whose protein sequence is MNPTALKRETFFDGILQNANPDYNVKLPIFYYDNTSMTAIYTAATEKIRPRLPFDALHPVEIYPGRCLVALSAFEYRKTDIGPYNEFSVATLVTCGRKGLPGLSLTGQMIRNQLHAYILSLPVDSEVARRGGVEMGGYPKFLADFSWSGDDRSLTCQVSFKGRPVIRMRGRKLPTSPGRMLHTAIYTRLQNCLLKSNLYVDQQKFAQTFIRQSADIQIGDGHELCDLLRDLRLSGQPLAYQYSPFSRAILFNAKNILDV, encoded by the coding sequence ATGAACCCCACCGCTTTGAAACGGGAAACATTCTTTGACGGGATTCTGCAGAACGCCAACCCGGACTACAACGTCAAGCTGCCGATTTTCTATTACGACAACACCTCCATGACGGCCATTTACACCGCGGCCACCGAAAAAATACGCCCGCGCCTGCCGTTCGACGCCCTGCACCCGGTGGAGATCTACCCCGGCCGATGTCTGGTGGCCCTGTCCGCCTTTGAATACCGGAAGACCGACATCGGTCCCTACAATGAATTCTCAGTGGCGACCCTGGTCACCTGCGGCAGAAAAGGCCTGCCGGGGCTGTCCCTGACCGGCCAGATGATCCGCAACCAGCTTCACGCCTATATTCTTTCCCTGCCGGTGGATTCGGAAGTCGCCCGCCGCGGCGGCGTGGAAATGGGCGGGTATCCGAAATTCCTGGCCGATTTTTCCTGGAGCGGCGACGATCGTTCCCTGACCTGCCAGGTTTCATTCAAGGGTCGGCCCGTCATCCGGATGCGGGGACGGAAACTGCCGACCTCCCCGGGACGGATGCTGCACACCGCCATCTATACCAGGCTGCAGAACTGCCTGCTGAAATCCAATTTATATGTCGACCAGCAGAAATTCGCCCAGACCTTCATCCGCCAGAGCGCCGACATCCAGATCGGCGACGGCCATGAGCTCTGCGACCTGCTCCGGGACCTGCGGTTGAGCGGCCAGCCCCTGGCCTACCAGTACAGCCCGTTCAGCCGGGCGATTTTGTTTAATGCCAAGAACATTCTGGATGTGTGA